In a single window of the Bacteroidales bacterium genome:
- a CDS encoding 3-isopropylmalate dehydratase large subunit, translating to MPRNIYCTLKYAEYQHNKRLKKMTGKTFAEKIFGAPKGSIVFKKPDIILTHDNTSSIYNTFKKMNGKKVADPNQQLIVLDHNAPPTNAKLANDYQKIRDIVKEQGISKFHDAGKGICHQIMADYAKPKMIIVGSDSHTCTAGAFNAFAAGIDRTEAAGLWKQGETWFRVPESIKITLTGKLQEGVYAKDLSLWIIGMIGSSGADYMSIEYHGEGVKTLSISQRMTITNLASEMGAKNAVFPYDEILEEHLGEAMESIWADENAIYAKEIEIDLSTLFPVIAVPHHVDNVKALSEVVGTKIHQAMVGTCTNGRYEDLEEAAKVLKGNKLPDGFQMLIVPASQKIYLQALKSGLIEIFMEAGAHVLASSCGPCLGTGQGIPADGYNVISTANRNFKGRMGNKNSNIFLASPATVAHSALAGKIVDPRGEKATNDIYPYKLEEGSTVEIPENEDRYLSGIWNYTDADNLNTDQMFAGNLTYNINSSDAEAIMPYLFEGFDTSFSKRVKQNDIIVAGYNFGCGSSREHPAVGLSYAGVKAVIVKSVNRIFYRSSVNQGLPIIILPDAVDAYKTGDKLSIDMKKGEVLINEKSFSFEPLPEKLMKIFSAKGLVNFIKEQA from the coding sequence ATGCCGCGAAATATATATTGCACGCTGAAATATGCAGAATACCAACACAACAAACGCTTAAAAAAAATGACAGGAAAAACATTTGCAGAAAAGATTTTTGGAGCTCCCAAAGGAAGTATTGTTTTTAAAAAACCGGATATTATTTTAACACATGATAATACATCAAGTATTTACAATACTTTCAAGAAAATGAATGGTAAAAAGGTTGCGGATCCAAATCAACAACTTATAGTTTTAGATCATAATGCACCTCCAACTAATGCTAAACTAGCAAACGATTATCAAAAAATAAGAGATATTGTAAAAGAACAAGGTATTTCTAAATTTCATGATGCAGGGAAGGGAATTTGCCATCAGATTATGGCCGATTATGCAAAGCCTAAGATGATTATTGTTGGTAGCGATAGTCATACTTGTACTGCGGGTGCTTTTAATGCTTTTGCGGCAGGAATAGACCGAACGGAAGCGGCCGGTTTATGGAAACAAGGTGAAACTTGGTTTCGTGTACCAGAATCAATCAAGATTACCTTAACAGGAAAACTCCAAGAAGGTGTTTATGCAAAAGATCTGTCTTTATGGATAATAGGAATGATTGGAAGTAGTGGAGCAGATTATATGTCGATAGAATATCATGGTGAAGGTGTTAAAACTTTGAGTATTTCTCAGCGTATGACAATCACTAATTTAGCCTCTGAAATGGGCGCGAAAAATGCTGTTTTTCCCTACGATGAAATTCTAGAAGAACATTTAGGAGAAGCCATGGAATCTATTTGGGCGGATGAAAATGCCATTTATGCTAAAGAAATAGAAATAGATTTAAGCACGCTTTTTCCCGTTATAGCCGTTCCACATCATGTAGATAATGTAAAAGCATTAAGCGAGGTGGTTGGAACTAAAATTCATCAAGCAATGGTAGGTACTTGTACTAATGGTCGTTATGAAGATTTAGAAGAAGCGGCAAAAGTTTTAAAAGGAAATAAACTACCTGATGGATTTCAGATGCTAATTGTTCCCGCATCGCAAAAGATATATCTTCAGGCTTTAAAAAGCGGATTAATAGAAATCTTTATGGAAGCGGGCGCACATGTTTTAGCCTCTTCTTGTGGTCCGTGTTTAGGAACGGGACAGGGTATTCCGGCAGATGGTTACAATGTCATTAGTACAGCAAATAGAAATTTTAAAGGTAGGATGGGAAACAAAAATTCCAATATTTTCTTAGCATCACCGGCGACTGTTGCGCATTCTGCATTAGCCGGTAAAATAGTAGATCCTAGAGGAGAAAAAGCAACAAATGATATTTATCCATATAAATTAGAAGAGGGAAGCACTGTAGAAATTCCAGAAAATGAAGACCGGTATTTATCAGGAATATGGAACTATACAGATGCTGATAATTTGAATACCGATCAAATGTTTGCAGGTAACTTAACTTATAATATTAACAGTTCTGATGCGGAAGCTATTATGCCGTATTTATTTGAGGGTTTTGATACTAGTTTTAGCAAAAGAGTTAAACAGAACGATATTATTGTTGCAGGATATAATTTTGGATGCGGAAGTTCGCGCGAACATCCGGCTGTAGGGTTAAGTTATGCAGGAGTAAAAGCTGTAATTGTAAAATCTGTAAACCGAATTTTTTATCGCTCTTCGGTAAATCAGGGATTACCCATTATTATATTACCCGATGCTGTTGATGCTTATAAA